The sequence CTCCAAATAAGTTGGTTCGCTGCAATTGGTAAAAGTACTTGAGTTTTCTCTCAGTAAATTGAACCCTGCGACTGCATTTTTCCCTCTGTGgcttggagttttttttttttttgaatgagctTCTGCAGAATCATTTTTAGATGATTCCTGAATTTTACgccaacaaaaacataaaacacaggGTTCAAGCAACAGTGGGAGAAGGCTATCATTCGGCAAGCATAATATGCGTAGTCAAGTCTTTTGCTTACTTCACAGTCTGTCAATGGAGGGATGGCCAAAGATCTTAGGAACACGACTATGTTATATGGAGCCCAACCGATAAAAAACACCATTGCGATGGAGAATATTAGTCTAACAGTCTTGTGTTTCTTCTTAGTCCGTGATTTTGAGATCGTCCGAAGCATTCTGCCATAGCAGTAACCCATGATTacaaatccaatgaagaaaaaaacattttgaaaataagcAATGCTGGTTTTCCATTCAATGCTGCCATATTCACAGTATAGGCTGCCAGATTCTATCATGACTTCACTTTGAAGTGAACCGAGCAGTGCAACCGTTAAACTCAGGATCCAAACGATATAAGGAGATAAAGAAAGGCCTCTGGATCTCTCCCAGTCGGACAGAGGATGAACCACTGCCATGTAACGCTGAACGGTCATTAGAGTCAAGAACAACACGCTGCTGTAAAAGCCCAAATAGAAGAAGAACTTCACAGCTTTACAGCCAGCATCTCCAAATGTCCAACCCCGGACATAGTACGAGGCCCAGAATGGAAGTCCAATAGTGAACAGCAGATCTGACACGGCTAAATTGAGGATGAAGAAATTGGTCAGGGGTTTGATGCTCTCATAGAGTGCAAGGATTATCAAAACGAGGATGTTACCAATGCAGCTCAATACAACCACTGCTGTGAAAAAAATTGGAATAATAATGGATCCAATTTTTACCATCTGCTCTTTGCGACACAGTTGGTCATCATATTCTGTGACATAGTCGTATGTTGTATTCTCATCAGTCATGTTGTCTGCAGTTGGAAACTACCAGATCAGAGTCGGTTCTTTGTTCCCTTTCAACATTTTCTGTTTAGAATATGCTCCAGAACAAATCTGCctttttatttagacaaaaaaagaaaaatgttagtTAATCAGTAATTAATTATCAGTTATTAATCAATGTATCTACATTTATTACTGTGTGAATATACTAAATTAGTTGACTAAATATTTAGTTCTTACCTGCTTCTTTCAGGGATGGTTTACAAGACAATAAACTGTCTCATCTCTAACTAAATGGGATCAAACCCGTctgatatgaaatatataaaacccCCACAAATTTTTTAAGTTCTTTCTTCTTGTCTAGTTGACAGCTGATCAGAGAAGTGGAAGATAAGTTTAAATTGTTCAAATTTATACTGACAGAAGATTCAGTTCCTCTTTCTGTTATAAGACAGCTACAGTCAGTCAGACTTTTAATCGAAGGGTTGTGACtttgagtctcaggccggacggaattgtgggtggggggagtgtatgtacagtgctctctccaccttcaataccacgacttaggtgcccttgagcaaggcactgaaccccaactgctcccactgctccgggtgtgttttcacagtgtgtgtgtgtgttcattgctgtgtgtgtgcactttgaatgggttaaaagcagagcacgaattctgagtatgggtcaccatacttggctgtatggcACTTTCACACTTCACTACTGTACACTGTAggcagggcttgacattaactttTTTGATTTTCCAAATTCTCTTTGTTCTAGTCATAGCataacggtgaaaatcaatagtagatttgaagtccaacagtttaactcCAGTATGGggcataaacaaacacattaaatataacgTAAGcaattcaaaacaggtaagtcaTTTGGAATAAAggtgaattgaactgatgcatcagtcatacagcactCCGGACTGTGCACTTCATGACAAACTCGACGCACCGCTACAGAAACATGAGTGGGaggcattctaacataactgtggcattaaactcagttagcgagggctcgtttaaaatattgcacatacagtatataggccattcagattacttgttaaagtgcaatgaaataccttatatctgcagacgatgtacgtctgtttgtggactTCATTGGCTACACGCGCTAATCCTCATTCGGCGCGCATGtctgaaatgcggtgctgaaatgaaatagctgggcagttcgATAGCTGAATTATAAAAGGTTGCCTCATAACCTGCGGGTCGGGTAaggaaattttactttatttgcggtGCGGgcaaattattttcataaaagcaGGATCCGCGGGTTGGAAAAAACCCTGACCCTCGCATCACCAGTGTGCAGGTAATAGGCTACTCATGGGAGTCGTAGTGTCACACTACAATATGGCTTATTTCAGATGCCTTTTAAAAACACTACAATTATTCAACCAGCCAAAGTGGCTAGTTGGAGTCACTGTGTTACCCGCCACGAGCAAAATCCACCCGCATTTGGTGGGTTGGTGTTCTTGTCAAACCCTGTCTGTAGGTATGATTTTAACATTGGTGGGGCATAACAGCAGACAATGGCGTTGTCAATATTGTTTAACATTCATGACCGTCTTTTTAGCACAATTTCAAGTCATCCATTGCTATTGTAGCCAATATAAGTAATGGTATTATTAACTATGGTAGCCAGCATTCTCCAAATTAATAAAGATCTTTTTATGTTAGCCTCAGAGTACTGGGTGTTTTAATGAGGCTTTacatcattttatattaatataaaaaatgaattggACCAATGATATTTCTGTTGCTGTAGTAACGAATGCAACCTTCACCTCATCTGATTGACAGATAAATCACTCAttctttttccagtgttttttttttttcagctaacaGTTTGCTTTGTACATTCAGTTTAACAACATTCAATTAACTGAATTGTCCACAtgttttaaaggggtggttgacagatttttttaagtagtatataatgttgctgtttgagtatAAACAATAGCTAGGCcatatgtttccatccaaagatttGAATTAAACATATGCGCAAAACTGGAATATCGCATAGAACATTTTTCGAATAAAGTGCTGTTTTTGCTAAATAGCGTAAGCTGCCTGCCTTAAACTCATATTCTCCAAGATGGAGACTAATGCAGATGGACTAATATgatgacgtctttcatacttttctggaccttaacagtgtaatttacttggcagtttaTGGGACAGttacaagcctcccggttttcatccaaaatatcttaaattgtgttttgtagacTAACTAagcttggaacgacatgggggtaagttaatgactaaatgacaaaattttcattttggggtggagtataccTTTAACTTACCATCTGTTAAACCCTGAACTGTTGGTTAACATACCAGCTGTTaacccaaaccttgcttacttgAGGTATGTTGTTTCCAAAATCACATCCAGGAGTAAGTTCATTCAACCCAGAGTAAGAGGCTTACAAAACATTCTCAACAATGCTATGTACCAACGGAAACTGATGCTAAGTCTGTATCCCAGTGTGCATGCTACACATTCTAAATTCTGTGATATTGGACAATTTAATACTACTTAGGGCAGATAGGGTGGATAGTATGCACAAGGGCATGAAGGGTAAGAAAAAGTATGCCATATACttcgttcttttttttctgttcgaAGGCCATGTGCATTTTGGTTCATATCTCCAATCTTTATCAGTAATCTGCCACGCTCACTGAACTCTGGTCAGCAGGTCACGCATGATGGCGCTGAAGTAAGATAACCCCGAAACAGAACATACTCTGGAGCAGGTTATGTTCAGAGAGAAAGTTGCTATGGTTATTTAGTAACCTCGGTTTTTGCAACTGAAAGCTGATTTTATCTGCTTACAGGGGCGGACTTGGGCCAAAAAGTGGTCATGGACTTTTTGGCACAGAGTTGCCCTCCAAACCCAGTCTGCAACACAACTGTACCACACCATAATAGACAgacattatttttgcattataatgCAGGGGGCAGGGTTTaatgcaagattcggtgggtgatttagatttctcttggcacagctaatagaagacttacaattgtcaggtatctcacgtgacatctacgtcatcaagatcagtttgagtctgcgcagtacgctcgacccccaggaagtgcgtgcttctaattgacttcacttgtctccgttgaatccagtggggtcgctgtgtccatttattttactgtctatggatatACCCGAacgatgaactaatcaattatcttttcggctcagactgcattgattgacacaggtgaattactactagcGAACAGAACCTATAGATtattgcgcatgcgcgactgaacgaatcaccccccgagacgactcgttcttcccgagtcacattaaagatttgttcaaaatgaacgaatcgttcaagaacgacacatcacatTACTGTGACGATGTAAACTAAAAGAGGACCTTTCGGATCCTTACGAAAGCTAAAGTATGTTCGCTTCTTATTTTTCACTTTCAAGACATTTATCACACTTCCCCACTGTTGTACATACATGCTAACTTCAGTCTAAAACCGCGTTTATCTGGACATGTCATCCTGTGCGTGACGGGCTGTTGAGCCCTTTGAATTCTTGACTGAACTTTTATACAGTtgttcgttattattattatatatatatatatatattatttaaatctaGTTTCTATGGCAACAAAAGGCTGTTCCAAAAACTCGTTCTctttcatttgaattaaaaacTCAAAGGAATAATATGTGAGAGAACGCCGACTCtctttgtttacatttaaaaacagctgTTTCTAGTGTTGTTGTGTAACGTTAATCGAACAGTACAGTAaatatgcatgttattgtttCTCTCAGAGGTCTTTCTGTACCACTCTGATGGTTTAGATGCCATATATGTGATCTTTTTGAATCTTGATATTTATAATTAAGTTAGTTAGTCATAAATTCTCAGAAACAAACAGTAGACGCAGTGAATGTAATTTCACTATTTAAAAAGAACTAGTGTAGTTAATACAtttatatctatctgtctatctagctCTCTAAGTAGGCTATATATAGAATCAGCACGGTCAACacaatttaaagttttagtatttttgttccTCAGAATCGTTACTAAACCACTGTATAGACCAACTATTAAAATAGATTAGAGAAATAGGTTTGCCCTACCATATTTAAAATTATCTTTAGCTTGCAATTGATACATTTTTAGTAATTCC is a genomic window of Carassius auratus strain Wakin chromosome 23, ASM336829v1, whole genome shotgun sequence containing:
- the LOC113041291 gene encoding chemokine XC receptor 1-like is translated as MTDENTTYDYVTEYDDQLCRKEQMVKIGSIIIPIFFTAVVVLSCIGNILVLIILALYESIKPLTNFFILNLAVSDLLFTIGLPFWASYYVRGWTFGDAGCKAVKFFFYLGFYSSVLFLTLMTVQRYMAVVHPLSDWERSRGLSLSPYIVWILSLTVALLGSLQSEVMIESGSLYCEYGSIEWKTSIAYFQNVFFFIGFVIMGYCYGRMLRTISKSRTKKKHKTVRLIFSIAMVFFIGWAPYNIVVFLRSLAIPPLTDCEVSKRLDYAYYACRMIAFSHCCLNPVFYVFVGVKFRNHLKMILQKLIQKKKKLQATEGKMQSQGSIY